A single Triticum dicoccoides isolate Atlit2015 ecotype Zavitan chromosome 2A, WEW_v2.0, whole genome shotgun sequence DNA region contains:
- the LOC119353590 gene encoding zinc finger CCCH domain-containing protein 25-like translates to MNPLTQVKRTQVINQKEAALGLSEDASWHAKFRGSAYVFVGGVPFDLTEGDLLAVFAQYGEVVDVNLVRDKATGKSKGFAFVAYEDQRSTVLSVDNLNGAKVLGRIIRVDHVEKYKKKEEEDDEELQKKREERGVCYAFQKGECNRGDACKYSHDEQRNANTGWGSKEDDPKWEHDRHRGPQNKGESRGVCYAFQKGECSRGDTCRFSHDEQVAVQGRGVCYAFQKGECSRVASCRFSHDEQRNANTDRGSREDSNARRQHDHDPPKSHKNFPDRTKEEARSGDRDGQSSRSELYRDRDSRTRYGDRDTKDRDRNMQEKSPERSRGDRQRGDDRGREDRSDTKDRDRNGHEKSPERSRGDRQRGDDRGREDRSDVKDRDRNGYEKSPERPRGDRQRGDDRRREDRSESKRSRHDRDSGVRYERRGDEEEERYRKSRR, encoded by the exons ATGAATCCCCTGACGCAGGTGAAGCGGACGCAGGTGATAAACCAGAAGGAGGCGGCGCTGGGCCTCAGCGAGGACGCATCCTGGCACGCCAAGTTCAGGGGCTCCGCCTACGTCTTCGTCGGAGGCGTCCCCTTCGACCTCACCGAAGgcgacctcctcgccgtcttcgcgCA GTACGGCGAGGTGGTCGATGTGAACCTCGTGCGCGACAAGGCCACCGGCAAGTCCAAGGGCTTCGCATTCGTCGCCTATGAGGACCAGAGGAGCACGGTTCTTTCCGTCG ATAACTTGAATGGGGCTAAGGTTCTTGGGAGGATCATCAGGGTTGACCATGTGGAGAAGtacaagaagaaggaggaggaggacgatgaggaGCTGCAGAAGAAGAGAGAGGAGCGCGGCGTGTGCTATGCTTTCCAGAAAGGCGAGTGCAACCGCGGCGATGCGTGCAAATATTCCCATGATGAACAG AGAAATGCAAACACTGGTTGGGGTTCTAAGGAGGATGACCCAAAATGGGAGCATGACAGACACCGTGGTCCACAAAATAAGGGGGAATCCCGTGGTGTCTGCTATGCTTTCCAGAAAGGCGAATGCAGTCGGGGAGATACCTGCAGGTTTTCGCATGATGAGCAGGTAGCTGTCCAGGGACGTGGCGTCTGCTATGCTTTCCAGAAAGGCGAGTGCAGTCGCGTAGCTTCCTGCAGATTTTCACATGATGAGCAG AGAAATGCAAACACTGATCGAGGTTCTAGGGAGGACAGCAATGCAAGGCGGCAGCATGACCATGATCCACCAAAGAGCCACAAAAATTTCCCTGACAGGACTAAAGAAGAGGCGAGATCAGGGGATAGGGATGGTCAATCCTCAAGATCAGAGTTGTACAGGGACCGAGATTCTAGGACAAGATATGGCGATAGAGACACAAAAGATAGGGACAGGAACATGCAGGAGAAATCCCCTGAGAGATCCAGAGGCGACAGGCAGAGAGGCGATGACAGGGGAAGAGAAGATAGATCAGACACAAAAGATAGGGACAGGAACGGGCACGAGAAATCCCCTGAGAGATCAAGAGGCGACAGGCAGAGAGGTGATGACAGGGGGAGAGAAGATAGATCAGACGTAAAAGATAGAGACAGGAACGGGTACGAGAAATCCCCCGAGAGACCAAGAGGCGATAGGCAGAGGGGCGATGACAGGCGAAGAGAAGATAGATCAGAGAGCAAGCGGTCTAGGCACGACAGAGATTCTGGTGTCCGTTACGAGAGAAgaggcgacgaagaggaagaacgGTACAGGAAATCGCGGAGATAA